CCTTCTAGTTTTAATGAAATCCATTTTGATCAAAAACGAAAAACTGCCTTTGTGTCCCAGCTTGTGTTCTTTCTCTTTGTAGTTTATTTGTTCTCAACTTACAAAATACTCGTTCAACTCGTTTTCACAATCTCAGTGTAATCCTTGGAAGTTTGAACAGAATGTAATAGTTAAGACCAAGTTACAAGAGAGCCATGCAGTGAAAATGATTTGTTCTCAAGAGCAAGATTTAAATTGCGAAAATGCATGATCGCTATTTCACCAGTCCATAGGATTACTTGAAGATCACCACCAATAAACTCATTGACAAATCCAAATTAATCTCTTTTTGGTGATGAAGTTGTTATGGTTTCTGAGATTAAAAGAAACTGATTGTGGAAGTGTCACTGAAATACATCCTGTTTTCTCACTGAAATACCCAGACAGTGGTGAGAAAGTGAAGGATACAAATAACTATATGATTCCGAAAAACAAGGCTCAAACGTGTTTAAGCCCAAGTACTAATCTAATGCAGCTAACtagcttttcttggtcttctTTGAATATTTTGCTTTTTAGGACCAGTGTTATGATTGCAGAGCAGTGCAGCAGCCACATTGAAGCTGCGAGGATTTGTGATCATGATGTACAGATCAAACAAGATAATGCTGATTTCACAGTAGAGATTGGCTTCTGCGAAGGATATAGGATGGGCGGGCAAAATGATCAATTCTCAGCTCAGCTCAGCTCAACTAGTTCTGGTCTCACTCTCTTGTCCAACTTCGGAAGCCTAGATCAACAAATCAGACGAGTATACTATTGAGAATGGAACTTCACTGTTGATTGAGCCCATTAAAATAGTTTTTTCTTCTGTATGGTATTCTTCTCACCCCTATAAGCCAACTTTATGGCCTATTACAAGGCCACAAGGAAAAACTTGAACCGGCTTCAAGGAGAACTCACAATCAGTTTCAAAACTGAAACAACTCACCATGGAGGGCTTGTGGAAGTGCATGAAGTGGGAAGGAGTGAAGGGGTGGAcgggggaagaggaggaggattatggaaatgttgttCCGATAACAATAATGCCATGCCTTTCTTCCTTGACAATTTTTAAGTGCTATTTGCCAAAAAGGGCCTCCGGACTTCCTGTGGAAAACACTTCTATAGAGATTGGACATCAACAGATCTTCATATCTCGAAGACCTTTATGGCATAAAAGGACGGGTAAGTGAGGAGAAGTGGGCCAATATCTTTCTCACCCGAAACATCAAAGTAGACGGTGTTTGGATCCAGCAACAAGATCATGAAGATGCATGAACCCTACGATCGCAATTTTCTTTCAATCACCCAACAATAGTGAATGAAATAAGGTATCAATCTctctttttaagtttttaatttGAGTTATATGTCCATCGATCCTAGTTGTAACATGCTTGGTGATGCTTGATGCTTGATACCAAATAGTGTTTGGATCACATGCAAGCCTTGTGTGCATCTGGATTTTTAACTTACCATTGCATAATGCATATTGTAGGGATGTGCATCTCATACTAGTAGTCTAGTACAAGCTCTATATAGATTGGTATTGAAACTTCATGGATGGggtgtgattaaaaaaaaaaaaaaaaaaaaaaaaccttttagaatttacttttactttttttttttagagtataGAATTTTCAGAagtaaaactaaaatatatcCAACCTTTAGCATGTTGAGCTTTGGATCCTCCTAAGTAAAACTAAAACAACAATGTTAGgcccaaaaaaaattgaaaactgaaactcacagtgtttgcttttttttttttttttttttggttagaaATTCTTTGAGCCGCCATCAAAGTATCTAGGACACCTGGTAGAGAAGAGgtagttttctttcttcttatgGTAAAAAGTAAAAccttcaaaatagaaaaaatcaAATATTTTATAAGAACTGTAAGTAATATTTTACAAGCTTCCATCCCACAAGAGGTAAAAACCGAAAAACGAGCAAAAAGaatttgttttcctttaatGATGATATAATAATCCTACAACAAGTCCCCGGGTCAAACCCGATTCCACAACCCGTGTCCACATCCAAAATCCAGTCAACCCCCTACCTAGTCCTCCGCGTCCGTCTCTCCGAAACGTTTTCGTGACTCAAACCGTCCCCCAGAAACGTCTTCGCGGCGTCCAAGCTCGGAAAATACGTCGGCTCCAGGAATATCTGACTCAGCGCGTCGCCGGACTCCGGGCTCACCACGACCCGGTTCCCTTTCGCCTCCAAGCTCCCCATCAACACCACTAGCACCTGCTTGTACGCGAAGAAGAAACGTTTCACCGCCGATTCTATAGTCTGCATCGCCTGAAGGAGATGGATCTTCTCCGACCCGGTTTTCTCCGAGTAGAGCCTCATCGCCGCCTCCTGGATCCTCGGCCCGCCCATCGGGTCCACCTCCACTCCCAGCACGTTCGGAACCTTGTGCTTCAAGTCCTTACACAGCCTTGTGATCTCCACCAGTCCCTTCGACCTGAAGCAAAACGACTCCGTATCGTCCACCGTTTTGATCTTCAACTGGTTCTTGAGCCTGAGAAAGTCCTCCGGGTCCATTAACAGGTGGAGGTCCTCGATTTCCGCCAGAAGCTTCCAGACGCGCTCGATCAGGTAACAGTCGGTGGCGGCCTTCTCGAATTCGCTGGACTCGACGCGGCGGTTCACGCGCTTGAGAAGCTCGTGGCAGGCGAACACCCACGACTCCAGGACCTGGTGCGTGGTGTACACCGCCTGGTTCTCGTGGTTGTCGATGTGGCTGTCGTACGGGCTCCTCTTTAGCAAATGCAGCTCCGACGGCTTGCAAACGGCGTCGTAATCCAGGTTCGGTTTTCCGGCGAGGTTCGGCTCGCCGAGACCTAGAGTGTACGGACAGCTCCGCATCTCGCACTCGATCGAGTACAGGATCTTCTGCGCCATCGACTCCGACTTCTGCCACGCGGCGAGCCGAGGCAGCAGGCTGGCCTCGCTGGTGCGGCTCACCACGGTGCTCTCGCCGGAGCCCCTCCACACCTCGGCCAAGCTCCCGTCGCGAGCCAAGGCGCCGCCGGACGTGCTCAGATCAACGATCGGCGCCGCGCCGCGCGTCTCGCTGTCCTCCTCATCGTCCTCGATCAACAAAGCGATGAGCTCAACCTGACTAATAATAAGCGACTCGAGGCGGCGGCGCCACTCTCTCCGGTTGGCGTAGGGCCTCGGATCGGAGAGGACGGTGGAGACGAACCGGAAAGAGATCTCGAGAGCTTGGAGAGCGGGCTTGAGAATGGACTCGCTTTTCCAGGCGGGGAAGTCGGTGGAGCACCAGAGCTTGCGGAGCTCGGGGAGGCGGAGGTAGTGCTCGTAGGTGGAGCAGGCCTGCTCGGAGGCGGGGGAAATGTCGGACTGGATTTGGGCGGCGCGGAAGGAGGCGGGGATGGAGAGGTGGTGGAGCTTGTTGGAGAGCCTGGGGGACTTGCTGGGTATATCTGAGGAGACCATTTTTGCTTTCCAATCCAAATCAACCATATTTAGCAAGATTTagaaatattttgaaattttgaagaagaagaaattggggTGGTGTTTTTAGGTCAAATTTGAGTTTGGGCTCAAATTGAGGAGTAATGGATTAggagaggtatttatagggcaGCACTCCCACAATGCTAAAGGCGTGTGGAATGGGCAGGAAAATTTGGATAGTCGCGGttttcataaaaattaaaaaattaaaatttagaaaaagaaaaaagaaaatggtaTTTTAGGGGAGATGAAGCTTATCCATATGACCAAACGACTGACCTATACGGTGTAACGGAGcatttgtttgaatttgatttgggAAAGGAATAATGTACGACGGGTCGAGCGATTTAAAGAGTTGGACCGTGGTCATTGTTGGGTCGAGTTCGATGAAACGCACCTACCACACACCGCCTGCTTTGGACTTTTTTAGTTGTCACCAACTATGATTTTCAACCTAACAAAATTCCCTGTTTGTAATCTTATCCATAATTTTCCAATTTTCTCtatgttttttcaattttttgtttgaTTATTTCTCACAATGAAGAGTTTTTTAATTTCCATTTTCGCTATGaagtacatatatatttaatttatttaataaaaCTCTGTATGAAGATTTACGATAGTAAGACAGCATACAAGATTCAACGGATAACTAATCGTTAATTTATAAAtgtaatctgtttttttttctttctaacaaaCGTGTATTTAGTTTAAGGGTACATTCGGTCAAAGTTCAATGTCAAGATTTTccttgttttgtttaatttttctgTTCATGCAAAAGATTTTTGAGGTAAGATTATCTATAATGCAAGTCCAATTACACAACATTTCTTTTGTTAAATAAGGGGATCAAATCCCTGAGAAATCAAAGGTTGAAAACAAATTTGGAAACATATTATTTTACGGATTTATCGACCGATTAAACCAATAGGTATTTACtaaagaaatttattttttgagCACTTTAGATAAGGATGATAGATTTTACGAATATTAATTGCAATAAAGCTGGAGATGCATAGCTTCCCAATAGTCAGGAAACAATTTTATACTAGGGCTTGTGATTTTGCCAGCCATTACAGATGGATAAGTTTACATATATTGTATCGAAGATATTACATAAAATTTTATAATATGTATTTCTTGAGCACGTCAATAGTTGTAGGTTGTAACCGAACCTTCTGGTCAGTTTCAGATAAAATTATCCTTGTGGCTTCCTTCGTTCCTGGGATGCTTCCTGCTTCTTCTGCACGTTTTGTCCATTCCGAAATTGGGgtttggttcttcttcttttttcttcggGGAAGAAACTGTGGTCTATTTTATAACTGCTGGTCAAAATCTTAAGAAGGTGACATGAGCATTATGTGTTTTTAATTACGCACTTAAGCGGTTAAGCGATTgctattgaaattaaattgaggCTCTGAGATAATGGCCTTTCAGTTACATTTGAAGGTGTACGTATCCACAACCCTAAAATCAGGGGCCTAGCTCCTGGGAATTGATTGAAGACAAAAATGCCAACTGGGTGTTACAAATGTGGAGTGATGTGGATTAGGCTTCAGCAGTTTGTTAATATTTTGCATACACATCATCTATTCGAGTCTAGCTAGTGTCATTGATATTGCGAATCCACTTTGGCCGTAGAATACATAAGTCAAGTTgattagggttttgttttcttttagaaTTACTGAGTCCAGAGTCCAAAATGTAGGGTGAGATTATTCTTACTGAAATCATGCATGTATATGTCAATTTTAGTGTCCAGTCTTATCGAGCAGACTATTTCTTCAATGAATCCTTAAAATTGATTACAGACATGTGCAATTGTGCATGATGACTATTCTCAAGGGTTGATATTGTTAAGGTCAAGAGTCATAGTCGTgacaaaaatatattaataaatcaGTCACACAACTCAATCATGAACACTATATATCCAccagttaatatatatataactacgGATGAAAGTCAAAGTGATAGTCTGACAAAAATATATTAACAAATCAGTCACACAATTTAATCATGAACACTATACATCAACCAGTCAACATATATACAACCACGGATGAAAGTCACTAAAATGCAACATACGATTACTGTCAATATATACAATCTCAAAAGTCATCTATTAGTATCGATTCTAATAAAATATGTCGGTGAAAAAAACACCGTTGAAATTATCAATAAATTTTCGTAGCTTCTTTACGCAGCCCTAACCAAAAATAGTAAAACTTGATGTAAAAAGCAAAGACAAAATTAAGAAGTAATAATGGAAAAAGAAGCACAATGGGTGGACTATAAGTCTATAATATCCAAAACCCTAGTGGCAAAATTCAATTCAAACTATGGGGGCACAGCTAGCCATTCTTTCCGTTGGGTTTTGGATAACCCTCCTCCTTAGTCCTTGTCCCattcccaccaccaccaccttttTTCAAAGGTTGGCTTTCGCCGTTTCGAACCTTCACCTCACTTTGGCTCCTCGCTCCATTGGACTGCTTATTCTTCCCGCGTTTACCGCTCCAAAACTCCACCCATTTTCTCCGGCCACGCGTGTCGGGTCCTAATTGGTCAGCGGACTCCACAGTGCCCTCCAACTCGGCGACTCTTGCTGGCCAACTAATCACGCGAGGGGTAGCCATGTGAGACCCGACACGTGGCGTGTCCGTCACGTTCGCCACCCACTCTGATCCACTTCACATGTCGGAAACACACACGTGGGAGAATCACTGTTCACCGGCGGTGCCTAACAAGCCCATTCGGATGCCCGCCGCGTGGGGTAACTAGGGTTTTCATGTATAGTTGGGAAGATGGTAATAGTTAGTTGGCTTAGACGTCAATGCTCGTGTATGGTGTTGGTGTATGGATTTGGATGCCGACTTATAAAAGCAAAGCACACAAAGAGAATGCCAGATGTTTGGAGCACCTAGTTTTTAGTGGATTTGGATTCTGGGCATCCATGAGTAGTAGGGTTCATTTGCACTCaacatttcattttctttgttgaTGGATGACTCGGTATAAATTAATAGCCATGCCCTCATCCGCAAGCAATTTAAACCGATAACATTATTCGAGtgtcagaaaaagaaaaagcatgTTTATTTTAGCAAAAGAATATGTAATGAAAGTAATTTTGATAAGATGATCATCTCGCTAACTAAAGGTAGTGTATATTTAGCTCTCGTTTGAgtactccgaaactaatttaGTGCTAACTAGATCTAACTAAATACAGTGTCGTATCGTGTTCGTGTCATATTAAATTAGTTTCATAAATTTAATGTGAAATACGATAACAAATgctaaaacaaaaaccaaaacattAAGTTTCATGTTAACCGTTAAAACTCATTAAGTCTCGTTAAGAAAGTAACAAAATATTATAAACTTGGTGTAACAAAAGAAGCGCACATAAATCTTATACACTTGGGGTTTCATTTTTTTGAAAGTTGAGAGTTTTGAGGATGTTGTcatgaaaattgagaaatggattACGATGAAATTAGTGATATGCATTAGGGTTTCTAATATATATTAgataaagaaattaaatttacaagaatatccttatattaATGGTTCTTATCATGTTAACGGATTAGCACTCAGCTAAACCATTAAAATTCTTGTTCTTATCATGGTGTATGAAACCAAACCGATCTAACTCAAACAATAGTTATAATTCCATTCGTGTTCGTGTCATGTTAGATCTAATGTTAACCCAATTCTCAACCTTTACTTATGACTTAAGCTAATCTAAAGGCTTCATATATTCCTATTGATTAATATTTGTCCCTTTGGAACTTCTTTATTGACGGATAACGTAGTTGCCATTACCTGCTAGAATATATGTTCCAGCTTACAAGAACATGTCAATGGATATCCTCCATATGGGAGAAATGATTTTTTAATTAGAGGGATTTTCTACTGGCTTTCAACAActagaattttcttttcttaaattttttattcttgAAAATGTATGAGCAAAGCGGCAAAGATGACTGGGGACAAAGAACGTGTGCTGCAATATTTGACTTTTAGAGGGGAAGTCAATTGTGGGCTAGGAGTGGTTTCCTAGCAAGGAAGCATGTTTTGAGGCAGAGATTGGGGCTATAATTATTAATTCCTTCCCTTCCGCAATTCTATCCAGTTACTTTCGATCTTTGCCGATAGGAATGAATCGGAATCTCAATCTGCTACAATGTTTTAGAGCCTCTGTTTCAGAAGCATCTAGCTAGCTTAGCAAGAATAGTATATGTTCCAACTTCTTGACCCAGAACCAGAAGTATAATGAAAACGATGTGAGAGGATGAGAAAATTGTACAGATGGCAATTCTGTGTGCGCTTGATCATAGTCAACTGGAGATTAAAGTATATTAGAAAAGTCAGAGATGGAGATTAAGCTAACTAGGTCGACGAATTTTCTATCAGTTACTTTGCCCAGGTCCACGTTTTGTGACTTGAATTATACCAGCACCATTAAACCACTGTTACAGATCAacttaaaggaaaaaaattgaCTTCCATTCATGAATGAAATGAATATGCTATATATTATTGTGGGCATTGTAGCTAGATCTACTTTGATCTGAGAGTGATGGAGATTAGGGATCGAAGAGGAGAGAAAATGACCATATGATGAAAACAGATATTAGCTGAAATTGATTGTTGGAGCTTTGCATCAAATGTATGAAGCACTCACGCAACGAATGCCACGTTAGGAAACATAAGTATTTGTTCTTCCATGCCTTGTTTGGATCTCTATCGATTGAATACACAATATATATGTTCATGAAATTCTCTCGTGACGACATcatacaatttaatttaataattataatCAATTTGATAATATACAGGAAAAACTCTTAAATTCAAACCAATATAATTCAATTATTAACTTTTGACCTGGATAATTCTTACATGTGAGATTCATATAAAACTTTACAATTGTTGAACCACTTACAAGAAAAGAGATCATTCTCGAAACTTCTCATTTACACGCGAACTTAGGAGAATTATTAAGTAGTCTTAGAGTACCACGGGACACTGACATGTGGTGGTCCCAATCAATAATATCACTAGAATGTGATGGGGTACATGAAGGGGTGAAAAAATAATAACGTCCAAAAGTGTACTCACTAAACCCATTAAACTTCTCTTACCTTATTGGTTAATTGCTCTATCAATCATCTCGTTCTGTGCAGTAGTACTGGAAGCAACCCTAAAGAGTATCCcagaaaaaaggagaaaaaaacaATACGTACTATAACTTTACACTCCCGTGTAGAACTCAAACTCGATCCTCTCTCGCACATCATAAATCATTTCCCCAAGTGTCTATTTCCAATTTTCTAACGGTATAATCAATTAGATCTTGtctaattaaccaaagaaaaattaatagaaTAGATAAACAAAGTTGGCCGGTTCAGTTAAGATTTCTTGTCTGTCTAGCTCAATATTTGACGTCGGCCATTCTTGCGTCATGACCCATGAGACTCGTAAACCTCATAAAATAATCAATTATTTATGCTTAATTAAGATTCAGAAATCATGGCATGCACTGTTGCAAATTAGTTGTTGTGTGAGATAACTTCTAAGTTTAAAATATCCAAAACCCCACCACCCCTAATTAACTAATGGCGTTGTGGCTGCATGATGTGAATGACTCTCTTCGATCggttcaaacaaggaaaacaaaaaaaagcaaGATAAAGACCAGAACACCATGGATGTTGATGATGTCCAAGTTTCTAACAGCTCGATGATGCATGTTTTAGTGGGAATGCTAGACATTACGTGCTGGGAGTGTTTTAGGGTTGCAATTGTTTTGCCTAGCTTTTAAGAGTCAAAGGGTCATAAAAATATGTATGAAAGTGTATTTGGCCGGAGGAAGAGGGAACCGATGGGACTAGGTTAAGGGAAAGGCTGAGGCACAAGCCCGACCATTTTGTATGACATGGTTGTTTAGAGGATTAGGAGCTGACATCTTACAGTTCCAACAGTGTATGAACTCTTAACTCGCAATTAAGCAAAATTTTCGCATTTGCGACTCTATTGTAAAAGAAGCCCTAACATGCTTTGTCTGCTTACATCCCTAGCTTTTCTTTCTGAAGAAAAATGGCCCAGGCCATATCAAACCCATCCTATGACATGTACCATAGGAATTTCTGTGTGTGGAGTAAACTAGGAATTCTTATCAATGTAGGAATGTTCTGTCCGACGTGACCGGGAAATGTGATCAAGAACAATTCAGAGTTTCGTTCTTCGGTGCAGAAGTGTGATCGAGAAATGCGATGGCATCAGAATCTGTAATCACAGAGAGACGAGAGGAGACAACGAAACTTGATAACTCATGCATTACACATTAGTTGTTTCTACTTACGAGCCAAGTTCAAAGTGCAGAGTCCGAAATGTCCAACACCCTGGTTGCTTTGAGCATAGATAGGTAGACTGAGATTTATCACAATTCTAACCCTGGTTGCTTTGTGTGCATCATGTTAAGGCTTCCAGCCTTCCAATCTCTAGTCTCTAGCTACACACTGATCTTTATAAACAATGAACAAGATAAAGGTCGTGCCTGCTAGTCCCACTAGTGGATCGATAGACATCAATAAACCTGTGAACAAGCCCAATGGGACAAATACACAAAAGAGCAACTAACAAGACCACTTTAAGATTGTGTTAATTTATTCAGACACCTTACCTGCGTATTAAGTCACCGAATTGAATAATGTGCCACCAAATAAAAGAGTCATTATGAGAAAAACGATTAGTAGAATCACTGAATTATCATGTTCTCGTTTAATATACATGGTGATGGAGTTACAGTTGAACGGGCTAACTGACCAGTGGAAGAAACAAAGAACTAGCTAAGAGAGCCCATTGTAAAATCACCAACCAGCCCAACAACTGAGCTTCATGCACCCAGCTTATATGTTCATATGCTTTCATGTGATCACCCTTCTTCTTATGAACTCTTTCTTTCCTGCCAGTGTTGCAAATGCATTTGGAAATGAAATGGATCGCGTGGCTTTACTCAAACTCAAAGAACCCATAGCCACCGATCCAAATGTGTTCTTGAACTCATGGAATGAATCTCTTCACTGAGTAGTAGCCTTGAACCTGCTACAAGGCCATGATTTAAATGGCACTATAATACCTTTCATTGAAAGCCTCTCTTTTCTTGGGTAAATAAACCTCTAAATCAACAGCCACACCAAGTTTATCACTTGTCCCGACTGCGCCATCTCAATGTCAGTGAGACTCTATGAAGCATGGATACGGCAAAATGGCTTTGTATTCCGTATCGATCCGGGATACGGGTATGATACGCGCGGAAACGCGGATCCGGATTTGGGTACACCTGGATACGTGCGTATCCTAATCAGATACGTATATATGTAAATCAACTGGATGTGCGGGGGTAATCTTGACTTTttaacatttaaaaaaaaaaaaaaaacactacagATCACAGATCGAGACCTACCCTCACTCTCAGCGTCGCTTCGATCTGTTGGTCCTTCACTCGCGCTcctcttttcctctttttcGCAAGTTGCAGCTAAGATCAATCAGGCTTCTCCTCTTCTTCGATCCGCTTGGAGCTTGGAGCTTCAGTTAGACTGCTTTCGGTACGTTCCCTGTTCTCTTCTTCTTAGTTCTTAGTTGCTTCTTACCCATATGAACTTGATTGCTTCTCTGAATGGTAGAAGTTCTTCGATTCGTTTGGGTGTGATGCTTTCAATCGTTGTACTGATGGTAAGGGTCTGATGGTTTCTGATGCTTTCAATTGTTGTACAGATCAGTAAGGGTCTCACGGAGTTATCagttaatctttttttttttttttccgactaGAAGGGTCTGATGGTGTTATGGGCTTGATGATAAAATGATAAGGATATGGCCATATGGGTTTTATGCTAGATGGCTAGACGCAATTGAATTTAGAATAGGAATGACTAATGACGGAACCAACCTGATCAATACTATATTACTATTAACGTAATATTTCTTAATCATGGGTGGGGCATCTTTACCACATTGTTACAATTAATTTTTATGGTTTGATTATTTTATAGGTTGATTGTTCAGTTTTATTGTAGATAATGTTGTCGGATTGTGAAATATGTATGAGAAACTTGCTGCCTCTAAATGCCATAACATTTAAGTAATTAAACAAGATTGCAACATTTACGATTCCTTGCATTATGGCATTATGCTAATTTGTGAATTGTGATCAATTGTGTATTTTTCAGGAACCATGAGTAATGGAGGAACACCTCCTATTAGTTTTAGTGCCGGGTCTGCTGATGCCGGTACTAGTTCTGGTGCCGGTTTTGTTTAatgttgatgatgaagatgaagacctTGATGATGTTGTCCAAGTTGAATGAAGTTGATAGTTGAATTAAGTTGTGTTAACCTTTTTTTTGAACCTTTGAATTGATAATGTTTGATTGTGATAAATTAGTactttgtttatgtttcataattttttttcttctaattatatatatatatatatatatatatatatataattcacgtATCCTTCGCGTACCCGGATCCAATTACATTTAGAATTTGCTGTATCCACGGATCCGACCGTACCGTATCCGGATACTCGTATCCGTATCGGTGCTTCTTAGGTGAGACTATGTTGGAGGGGGAGATTCCAGGTAACTTGACCTACTACTCTGAATTGAGCAATGAGCATCCTTAACTTTCAAACCATCTAAAGGGAAAAATTCCGCCGGAGTTTGATTAATTGTTGAAGCTAATGAGATTTAATCTTTCAGCCAACAATCTGACAAGAGATCGACCAAGAAGAAGCTGAAAACTGGCGATCCATTTACTACTTTCTGATATTAACAAGGACCTCTTTCTATATATAGTCATATGTTGTATTTTAGTAATCAGTTTGATTTATACATCCCCTGCTTATCAGTCGATGTTAATCAAGCCTTCCTCGTATTTATACAATCTGTAAATAATCTCATTTCCTTTTTATCTGACTATAATGCAGAGGAACCTATTATTAAGATAACGAAGCATTTCAAAGGTGCCTAGCCTTTTTGGTGCTTTTAGTTCTAATCTTAACATCTCAAGTTTAGTGACGGCTGAAATAATGATGGTTATTAAGGTAATTGAACTAGCTTAACTTCAAGATTGGAAACATGTGTGGTTAGAGGTTGACTCAACTCTAGttctttatttccttaaatcaCCAAATTT
This portion of the Rosa chinensis cultivar Old Blush chromosome 1, RchiOBHm-V2, whole genome shotgun sequence genome encodes:
- the LOC112182936 gene encoding nematode resistance protein-like HSPRO2 — encoded protein: MVDLDWKAKMVSSDIPSKSPRLSNKLHHLSIPASFRAAQIQSDISPASEQACSTYEHYLRLPELRKLWCSTDFPAWKSESILKPALQALEISFRFVSTVLSDPRPYANRREWRRRLESLIISQVELIALLIEDDEEDSETRGAAPIVDLSTSGGALARDGSLAEVWRGSGESTVVSRTSEASLLPRLAAWQKSESMAQKILYSIECEMRSCPYTLGLGEPNLAGKPNLDYDAVCKPSELHLLKRSPYDSHIDNHENQAVYTTHQVLESWVFACHELLKRVNRRVESSEFEKAATDCYLIERVWKLLAEIEDLHLLMDPEDFLRLKNQLKIKTVDDTESFCFRSKGLVEITRLCKDLKHKVPNVLGVEVDPMGGPRIQEAAMRLYSEKTGSEKIHLLQAMQTIESAVKRFFFAYKQVLVVLMGSLEAKGNRVVVSPESGDALSQIFLEPTYFPSLDAAKTFLGDGLSHENVSERRTRRTR